In Candidatus Binatia bacterium, a single window of DNA contains:
- the rfbC gene encoding dTDP-4-dehydrorhamnose 3,5-epimerase: MIFTETKLPGAFILDLKRLEDGRGFFARAFCQREFAEHGLKPLIAQANVAFNKKKGTMRGMHFQFPPAAETKLVRCTYGAILDIIVDLRPESPTYLDHVAVELTADNYRALYVPERFAHGYQVLEDRTDTSYQVGEFYAPGLEGGLKYDDPRLGLKWPLAVTEISPKDDGWQLLAEIAPEIRRKMSLKQEGRTS; this comes from the coding sequence ATGATCTTCACCGAGACGAAGCTCCCGGGCGCCTTCATCCTCGACCTGAAGCGCCTCGAAGACGGCCGCGGCTTTTTCGCGCGCGCTTTCTGCCAGCGTGAGTTTGCCGAACACGGGCTCAAGCCGCTGATCGCCCAGGCGAACGTCGCCTTCAACAAGAAAAAGGGCACGATGCGCGGAATGCATTTTCAATTTCCGCCCGCCGCCGAGACCAAGCTGGTGCGGTGCACCTACGGCGCCATCCTGGACATCATCGTGGATCTGCGCCCCGAGAGCCCGACGTATCTCGATCATGTTGCGGTCGAGCTTACGGCCGACAACTATCGGGCGCTTTACGTGCCCGAGCGTTTCGCGCACGGCTATCAGGTTCTAGAAGACAGAACGGATACGAGCTATCAGGTGGGCGAGTTCTACGCTCCTGGCTTGGAAGGCGGCCTTAAGTACGACGATCCGCGGCTCGGCTTGAAATGGCCGCTAGCCGTGACCGAGATTTCGCCCAAGGACGACGGTTGGCAGCTTCTCGCCGAGATCGCGCCGGAGATCAGGCGGAAAATGAGCCTTAAGCAGGAAGGGAGAACGTCATGA
- a CDS encoding SAF domain-containing protein gives MIIVDNALKAREEQGKPIRVGMIGAGFMGQGLTNQIENSVPGMRMAAVYNRRPERAFHVYRYSGRDDVKSAVIQEELDDAVRRGVATVAEDPFMICRSPEIDVVVDVTGSVEFGAHVILEAFRFGKPVVLVNAEVDSTIGPILRVYAKKHKVILSACDGDEPGLQMNLVRWVKGLGLIPRAVVNVKGLQDPYRNPTTQQGWAERWGQNAAMVTSFADGSKISFEQSIVANATGFKVRSRGMSRGLNYDGSIMDVRKLYDIDELRALGGIVDYTVGPPLIKAFCLAEHPDPKQRHYLNLYKMGEGPLYPFWTPYHLVHFEMPNAIARVVLFGDEIAPPLGGPVVEVCAVAKRDLKAGEVLDEYGMYMTYGEAVNADEMSARRYLPEGLVEGCKLKRDIAKDQPLTYDDVELPAGRLADKLRAEQYRHFRNESWLEERLRGSRAGDIGRRHGDVASHRSVP, from the coding sequence ATGATTATTGTAGATAACGCCCTGAAAGCCAGGGAAGAGCAGGGCAAGCCCATCCGCGTCGGTATGATCGGCGCCGGTTTCATGGGACAAGGCCTCACGAACCAGATCGAGAACAGCGTTCCCGGCATGCGCATGGCGGCGGTCTATAACCGGCGTCCCGAGCGCGCCTTCCACGTCTATCGCTACTCGGGACGCGACGACGTGAAATCCGCCGTTATCCAGGAGGAGCTCGACGATGCCGTCCGCCGCGGCGTCGCGACCGTCGCCGAAGACCCGTTCATGATCTGCCGGTCGCCGGAGATCGACGTGGTGGTGGACGTGACCGGCTCGGTGGAATTCGGCGCGCACGTGATTCTCGAAGCCTTCCGCTTCGGCAAGCCGGTGGTGCTGGTGAACGCCGAGGTGGACTCCACCATCGGCCCCATCCTGCGGGTATACGCGAAAAAGCATAAAGTCATCCTCTCGGCATGCGACGGCGACGAGCCCGGGCTCCAAATGAATCTCGTCCGCTGGGTTAAAGGGCTTGGCTTAATTCCGCGCGCGGTGGTCAACGTGAAAGGACTTCAGGACCCGTATCGGAACCCGACGACCCAGCAGGGTTGGGCCGAGCGCTGGGGGCAGAACGCCGCGATGGTGACCTCGTTCGCCGACGGCTCCAAAATCAGTTTCGAGCAGTCGATTGTGGCGAACGCGACCGGCTTCAAAGTCAGGTCGCGCGGGATGTCCCGCGGCCTCAACTACGACGGCTCCATCATGGACGTCCGTAAGCTCTACGACATCGACGAGCTGCGCGCTTTGGGCGGCATCGTCGATTATACGGTCGGCCCGCCGCTCATCAAGGCTTTCTGTTTGGCCGAGCACCCCGATCCCAAGCAGCGCCACTATCTCAATCTCTACAAGATGGGCGAAGGACCGTTGTATCCGTTCTGGACTCCCTACCACCTGGTGCATTTCGAGATGCCGAACGCGATCGCGCGCGTCGTGTTGTTCGGCGACGAGATCGCCCCGCCGCTCGGCGGGCCGGTGGTCGAAGTGTGCGCCGTCGCCAAGCGCGACCTCAAGGCGGGCGAGGTGCTCGACGAGTACGGCATGTATATGACCTACGGCGAGGCGGTGAACGCGGACGAAATGAGCGCGCGGCGTTATCTTCCCGAGGGTCTGGTGGAAGGCTGCAAGCTCAAACGCGACATCGCAAAAGACCAGCCGCTCACTTACGACGACGTGGAATTGCCGGCGGGACGCCTGGCGGACAAGCTCCGCGCCGAGCAGTACCGGCACTTTCGCAACGAGAGCTGGCTCGAAGAGCGGTTGCGGGGCTCGCGCGCCGGCGACATAGGTCGCAGGCACGGCGATGTTGCGAGCCATCGCTCCGTTCCATAA
- a CDS encoding sugar phosphate nucleotidyltransferase, with product MKVVLFCGGLGMRLREYSETIPKPMVNIGYRPILWNVMKYYAHYGHKDFILCLGFGADYIKNYFLNYNECISNDFVLSQGGKSLRLFNSDIDDWKITFADTGTTSNIGQRLKAAQKYLEGEEFFLANYSDGLTDLPLDEQVDQFKRERKVASFLCVKPNLSCHFITLGAEGVVESIKDVSHSDIRINGGYFVFRKEIFDYIADGEELLHEPFQRLVERGQLLAYKYDGFWAAMDTFKDKQTLDDLYARGQAPWEVWNPSRQAPPAPRESKPRPRAVSGHARGGR from the coding sequence ATGAAAGTCGTTCTCTTTTGTGGCGGCCTGGGGATGCGTTTGCGGGAGTATTCCGAGACGATTCCTAAGCCGATGGTGAACATCGGCTACCGCCCGATACTCTGGAACGTCATGAAATATTACGCCCATTACGGCCACAAGGATTTCATTCTCTGCCTCGGCTTCGGCGCGGATTACATCAAGAATTATTTTCTCAACTACAACGAATGCATCTCCAACGATTTTGTTCTGTCCCAGGGCGGCAAGAGCCTCCGCCTTTTCAACAGCGACATCGACGATTGGAAGATCACCTTCGCCGACACCGGCACCACTTCGAACATCGGGCAGCGTCTGAAGGCCGCGCAGAAGTATCTCGAAGGGGAAGAATTTTTTCTTGCCAACTACAGCGACGGGCTCACCGATCTGCCGCTCGACGAGCAGGTCGATCAGTTCAAGCGTGAGCGGAAAGTGGCGAGCTTCCTCTGCGTCAAGCCGAATCTGAGCTGTCACTTTATCACCCTCGGCGCCGAGGGCGTCGTCGAGTCCATCAAAGACGTGAGCCACTCGGACATTAGAATCAACGGCGGTTATTTCGTTTTTCGGAAAGAGATTTTCGACTACATCGCCGACGGCGAAGAGTTGCTGCACGAACCCTTTCAGAGGCTCGTCGAGCGCGGGCAGCTCTTGGCTTACAAATACGACGGCTTCTGGGCAGCGATGGATACGTTCAAGGACAAGCAGACGCTCGACGACCTGTATGCTCGGGGCCAAGCGCCCTGGGAAGTTTGGAACCCATCCCGCCAGGCGCCGCCGGCGCCGCGGGAGAGCAAGCCGAGACCGCGCGCGGTGAGCGGTCATGCCCGCGGGGGACGGTAG
- a CDS encoding PIG-L deacetylase family protein produces the protein MPAGDGSRWAMLGLKLGAGGHGPLRLLCLGAHCDDIEIGCGGTVLKLAAAGRKLEVCWVVFSSDEARKREALNSAEAFLGNVDARKIVVHGLRDGFLPYLGGELKEHFERLKTEFSPDLILTHYRHDLHQDHRLVSELTWNTFRDHLILEYEIPKYDGDFGSPNLFVPLDESICRRKIDTILGSFPSQSEKQWFSRELFSSILRLRGMEANASSGYAEGFYGRKAIVEMEIR, from the coding sequence ATGCCCGCGGGGGACGGTAGCCGCTGGGCCATGCTGGGTCTGAAACTCGGCGCCGGCGGGCACGGCCCGCTCCGTCTGCTGTGTCTCGGCGCCCACTGCGACGATATCGAGATCGGCTGCGGCGGCACGGTCCTGAAGCTCGCAGCAGCGGGGCGAAAGCTCGAGGTCTGCTGGGTCGTGTTCAGCTCGGACGAGGCGCGCAAGCGCGAGGCTTTGAATAGCGCGGAAGCCTTTCTCGGCAACGTCGATGCCAGAAAGATAGTCGTCCACGGGTTGCGCGACGGTTTTCTCCCTTATCTCGGCGGCGAGCTCAAGGAGCACTTCGAGCGGCTCAAGACCGAGTTCTCGCCGGATTTGATCTTGACGCACTATCGCCACGATCTTCACCAGGACCACCGCCTGGTGTCTGAACTGACCTGGAACACTTTCCGGGACCATTTGATTCTCGAGTATGAAATCCCGAAATACGACGGCGATTTTGGGTCGCCCAACCTCTTCGTCCCGCTCGACGAATCTATTTGCCGTCGTAAGATCGACACGATTCTCGGCTCTTTCCCGAGCCAGAGCGAGAAACAGTGGTTTTCGCGTGAATTGTTTTCCTCGATTCTGAGGCTCAGGGGAATGGAAGCGAACGCTTCCAGCGGTTATGCGGAGGGCTTCTACGGCCGAAAAGCGATCGTAGAAATGGAGATTCGATGA
- a CDS encoding NAD(P)-dependent oxidoreductase → MKVLVTGHTGYIGAVLVPMLLDGKHEVTGLDTDFFAGCDFNDGLAEVPALRKDLRNVTVADLKGFDAVIHLAALSNDPLSDLNPDCTYGINYRASVRLGELTKAAGVPRFIFSSSCSLYGLSAGDGLLDEGASFNPMTAYGESKVRVEQEVSPLADDGFSPTFLRNATAYGVSPRLRADLVVNNLVGYAYTTGEVLIASDGTPWRPLVHVEDIARAFIAVLEAPRERVHNQAFNVGRTRENYQIRDVAAMVEEIVPGCRVKYAEGGGPDLRCYRVNCDKIARTLPEFQPQWTVRRGIEQLYAAFRDHGLTVEEFADSRYIRIKHIRALLAAGRLDAMLRWSPQASFRSRVSAR, encoded by the coding sequence ATGAAAGTCTTGGTCACGGGTCACACCGGATACATCGGTGCAGTGCTGGTCCCGATGCTGCTTGATGGCAAGCACGAGGTCACCGGGCTCGATACCGATTTCTTTGCCGGTTGCGATTTCAATGACGGTCTGGCCGAAGTGCCTGCGCTGCGCAAGGACCTCCGCAACGTGACGGTCGCGGACTTGAAAGGGTTCGACGCCGTGATTCATCTCGCGGCGCTCTCGAACGATCCTCTCAGCGATCTCAATCCTGATTGCACGTACGGCATCAACTATCGCGCCTCGGTTCGACTGGGCGAGCTGACCAAGGCGGCCGGCGTCCCACGGTTCATTTTTTCTTCTTCGTGCAGTCTCTATGGATTGTCCGCGGGGGACGGCCTGCTCGACGAAGGCGCTTCCTTCAATCCCATGACGGCTTACGGTGAATCAAAAGTTCGCGTCGAGCAAGAAGTCTCTCCTCTCGCCGACGATGGCTTCAGCCCGACGTTCCTTCGCAACGCCACGGCATACGGTGTTTCGCCACGACTTCGCGCCGATCTCGTCGTCAACAACCTCGTCGGCTACGCTTACACGACCGGCGAGGTCCTCATCGCCAGCGATGGGACGCCGTGGCGCCCGCTTGTCCACGTCGAGGACATCGCGCGCGCTTTTATCGCGGTTCTCGAGGCGCCGCGGGAGCGGGTTCATAATCAAGCATTCAACGTCGGCCGGACGCGGGAAAATTACCAGATCCGCGACGTGGCGGCGATGGTGGAGGAAATCGTGCCGGGCTGCCGCGTCAAGTACGCGGAGGGCGGCGGCCCCGATCTCCGCTGCTATCGCGTCAACTGCGACAAGATCGCCCGAACCCTGCCCGAGTTTCAGCCGCAATGGACCGTCCGCCGCGGCATCGAGCAGCTTTACGCGGCGTTTCGCGACCATGGATTGACCGTCGAGGAATTTGCCGACTCGCGCTACATACGGATCAAACACATCAGAGCGTTGCTTGCGGCCGGACGGCTCGATGCAATGCTCCGCTGGTCGCCGCAAGCGTCTTTTCGAAGTCGAGTATCCGCGCGCTAG
- a CDS encoding ABC transporter permease, protein MIHALREVFDRRDLLYMLAWRDIQVKYKQSIMGMLWAIFMPLVIVCAGLMVRYALAVVSGTPFSILDLTSVAVKAVPWAFFVSALRFGTNSMVANVNLVTKIYLPRLIFPLAAVLSQLFDFLVATAVVTLLLIVAGAGLSVHLLWLPLLIAPLVLLASALAIISSAGSLFFRDVKYIVEAFLTFAIFFTPVFYDSSLFGTWGPLLLINPVSPLLEGISATVIMHQSPSLPWLGYSGVVSVLLLILSLAVFKKLEPFFAESI, encoded by the coding sequence ATGATCCACGCCCTACGAGAAGTTTTCGACCGACGCGACCTGCTGTACATGCTGGCGTGGCGCGACATCCAGGTGAAATACAAGCAGTCCATCATGGGAATGCTCTGGGCGATCTTCATGCCGCTCGTCATCGTTTGCGCCGGTCTCATGGTCCGCTACGCGTTGGCCGTGGTCTCCGGGACGCCGTTTTCCATCTTGGATCTGACTTCCGTCGCGGTGAAGGCGGTGCCGTGGGCCTTCTTTGTTTCGGCGCTGCGCTTCGGCACGAACAGCATGGTCGCCAACGTAAACCTTGTGACCAAGATTTATCTGCCGCGTTTGATTTTTCCGCTGGCCGCGGTCTTGTCGCAGTTGTTCGATTTCCTCGTCGCGACGGCGGTCGTCACCTTGCTCCTGATCGTCGCGGGCGCGGGATTGAGCGTACATTTGCTCTGGCTTCCGCTTCTCATCGCCCCCTTGGTCTTGTTGGCGTCGGCGCTCGCCATCATTTCCTCCGCCGGCAGTCTTTTTTTCCGCGACGTAAAGTACATCGTCGAAGCCTTCCTGACCTTCGCGATCTTTTTTACGCCGGTATTTTATGACTCTTCACTCTTCGGGACCTGGGGGCCGCTGCTGCTTATCAATCCGGTTTCTCCCTTGCTGGAAGGGATCTCCGCGACCGTGATTATGCACCAGAGCCCGTCGCTGCCCTGGCTTGGCTATAGCGGCGTGGTCAGCGTCTTGCTCCTCATTTTGTCGCTCGCCGTCTTTAAAAAACTCGAACCTTTCTTCGCGGAAAGTATCTGA
- a CDS encoding ABC transporter ATP-binding protein, with protein sequence MADYVLDVQGIFKKFRRGEMHDSLRDFVPALARRFIRREHGPELARREFWALKDVSFSLTRGQAFGIIGGNGAGKSTILKLLTGIMLPTRGTVHVAGRISALIEVGAGFHPDLTGRENIFLNGTILGMTRDEIRQRFDAIVDFSGLEEFIDTPVKRYSSGMYARLGFSVAAHVDPDVLLVDEVLSVGDYLFQLKCVERMNSVISNGATVVFVSHNLQAVAKLCQSSLLLERGAVQMIGPTAEVIRTYFSRGQQQRAIDADRGVQITKVTTHGAHGPQVEFESGGKLYITVEARARTPHEDMSVVIMIVDDHQYPLFDTCTQRLGAGALSLDADQTLRCTFELDLFLAQGTFHVNAHLHRYVTNRPYDRWLAAATFFVTGTPNVRGAVTLHPKLTMCQVGAASDPEIVEQPSARDALHD encoded by the coding sequence ATGGCCGACTACGTTCTCGACGTTCAAGGAATATTCAAGAAGTTCCGGCGCGGCGAAATGCACGATTCCTTGAGGGATTTCGTGCCCGCGCTGGCGCGCCGGTTTATCCGGCGCGAGCACGGGCCGGAGCTTGCGCGCCGTGAATTCTGGGCGCTCAAGGACGTCTCGTTCAGCCTTACGCGCGGTCAAGCCTTCGGTATCATCGGCGGGAACGGCGCCGGCAAGAGCACGATCCTCAAGCTGCTCACCGGCATCATGCTGCCGACCCGGGGCACCGTTCACGTGGCCGGTCGCATCTCCGCTCTGATCGAGGTCGGGGCGGGCTTTCACCCGGACCTTACCGGTCGCGAGAACATTTTTCTCAATGGGACGATTCTGGGCATGACCCGAGACGAGATCCGCCAGCGCTTCGATGCCATCGTCGACTTCTCCGGGCTGGAGGAGTTTATCGATACTCCGGTCAAAAGATATTCTTCCGGCATGTACGCCCGCCTGGGATTTTCCGTTGCCGCCCATGTCGATCCCGACGTCCTGCTGGTCGACGAGGTGCTTAGCGTCGGAGACTACCTCTTCCAGCTCAAGTGCGTCGAGCGCATGAACTCCGTGATCTCCAACGGCGCCACGGTCGTTTTTGTTTCTCACAATCTTCAGGCCGTCGCTAAGCTGTGCCAGAGCAGTCTGCTGTTGGAACGGGGCGCCGTGCAAATGATCGGGCCGACCGCGGAGGTCATTCGCACTTACTTCAGCCGCGGGCAGCAGCAACGCGCGATCGATGCGGATCGCGGCGTTCAAATCACCAAGGTCACGACTCACGGTGCTCACGGTCCGCAGGTCGAGTTCGAGTCGGGCGGCAAATTATACATCACGGTCGAGGCGCGTGCCCGGACGCCGCATGAAGACATGAGCGTGGTCATTATGATCGTCGACGACCATCAGTATCCGCTTTTCGACACGTGCACCCAGCGGCTGGGGGCGGGCGCTCTGTCCCTCGACGCCGACCAAACGCTTCGGTGCACCTTCGAGCTGGATCTCTTTCTGGCCCAGGGCACGTTTCACGTGAACGCCCACTTGCATCGCTACGTTACCAACCGGCCCTACGATCGCTGGCTCGCGGCGGCCACGTTCTTTGTGACCGGAACTCCGAATGTCCGCGGCGCGGTGACTTTGCATCCGAAACTCACGATGTGCCAG